A stretch of DNA from Bradyrhizobium algeriense:
GGCGACAAGTTCTGCATGGCGCAACGCTTTGCGGCCTATGCGGAGGCGCTCGGTGATCGCTTCATCGGGCGGGTGCTTCCGGACAGCGCGGCGAATACCGATCTTGCGCCGTTCTTCGAGCGCCACGTCACGACCCCGCATAGCGTCGTCACCGCACACCTGATCGATGAGGCCGGCCAGCCGACGATCGCGGCCCGCGATGAAATCCTGGCGTTCTTCAAGCGCAGGCTCGCGCCTTCGCCTGGGGTCTAAGTCAGGAATGCTTGTCGAGGCGCCGCTTGAGCAGCGTCAGATGTTGCAACAGATCCGACTGCGCGACGTGTGACAGTTCGCCGATCAGGGCAATCACCCATTCCTCATGCCGGCGCGCCATCCGGCTGAATTCCCTGGCGCCTTCCTGCGACAGGCGCAGGCGAAAGGTGCGGCGGTCCTCGGAATCGACCTCGCGATGGATGAAGCCATCAGCTTCCAGCTTCTGCACCAGCGCGGTGATCGCGCCGTTTGAAACCATCAGGAGGTCCGAAACCTCGGACATGGTCGCGCCTTCAGGCTTACGCGTGAGCTGTGCCAGCAGGTCGAAGCGGGCCAGCGTGGTGTTGAACTCCTTGCGTAGCCGGGCGTTCAGCGCCTTCTCGATGCGGGTGGCGCAGGAGAGCAGCCGCAGCCAGATTCGCAATTCCAGATGCGCGCCGTCGGATTCGTGCGCCGGCTCGACCGGCCGCAACGCTTGCCCGCGTGCGCTCTTCGGGGATCGGGCCTTTCGTTTGACTGTGGCATCCATGGCTTGGGTCTCACCGGGCTAGATGGAAATCGATCCGATGCTGGCTCCGCCGCAGACATAAAGTGTCTGCCCGGTGATGAAGTCGGCATCAGGTGAACTGAAGAACGTGACTGCGCGCGCGACGTCGGCCGATTTGCCGAGGCGGCCGAGCGGAATCGACTGTGCCAGCTTCCTGGCGCGTTCGGATTCCGGCGACATCACGCTCTCGAACATCTCGGTATCGCCGATCGGGCCGGGTGCGACGACATTGACGGTGATTCCAAAAGGGGCGAGTTCCAGCGCCCAGGTCCGCGCCATGCCGATGATGCCGGCCTTGGTCGCCGAATAGACCGTGCGTGTGGCAGCTCCCAGCGCGGCGCGCGACGACAGCAGCACGATGCGGCCGAAGCGAGCCTGTTTCATGCCCGGCAGCGCCGCCTGCGCCAGCGCAATCGCGGCGCCGAAATGCAGTTGCGCTAATGCGCCGACGTCCTCGTCGGCGACCTCTTCCAGCAGCTTGGCGCGGATCGCGCCGGCATTGTGAACGACGTGGGTGATCGCAACTTTTGCCGCGATCTCGTCTGCCGCCTGCCGCGTCGCCGTCGCATCGAGCAGGTCGACCTCGCGCGAGGAGAGTTTTGGATGGCTCCAGTCGGGCTTGCGCCGCGACAGCGAGATCACGTCATAGCCCTCGGCCAGTAGTCCGCGCGCGATCGCAGCGCCAATGCCGGTATTGCCGCCGCTCACGATCGCCGTGTGATGGACCACGCTCATCCTCCGTCACATGAAGAGCTGGATGTTGCCGAAGGCAGCATCGCAATTGATCAGGTCGACGCGCTTCAGCTTGATCCTCAGCTTGCCGTCTTCGACGCTGAGATGATGTGTCGCCCAGGCCGCATAGAGCGTCTGCTCTTCCAGGCGAGTCTCCACATAATGCATCGCCGTCCAGGTAACATAGCTGTTGGCGGCGGCGTCGCGCGAATCGACCTGCGGCGTCTGCAATACGTGATGGCAGCGGCTCTTCGGCTTCTGGCTAAAAGTCCGCGCGCCCTTGAGCCGCTCGACCCGGATCGAGAGCAACAGCTTGTCCTCGTACATCAGCGAGCAGGTCAGTCGCGGATCGGTTTGATTCCATTCCAGCGGCATCCAGTAGAAGGCGTCGTCGGCGTACATGTCGAGCCATTCGTCGAAACGCTGCTGGTCGATCAGTCGCGCCTCGCGAACCACGAAGTCGATCAACTCCTGATCGGTGGGGACCGCATTCTTGAGGGGAGCCTCGGCGAGCATGCTCATGTCACATCCCCATCGTCATGAACTTGGACCACGCCCGGAACTGATGGCGCATCGGCCACTCGCTGGTCCCGTTGACCGCCACGTTGGTCTGTTCGGCTTCGTCGGGGCTGTAGAGGCGCTGCAGGTTCACCCACTCGTTGCCGTTCGAGTGCAGGCCTTCCTGCGCCCGTTCATACATTTCGAGGTCGTCATGGCCGACGATGGAGGTCGGCGCATTGATAAGCCGGTTGTACATCAGCGTGCGTTCGAGCAGCATGTCGGGCGCATCGACGAGCTGGAACGTCCAGGACTCGACTAGCGTCTTGTTGGCCGCGATCGGCTTGAAGTGCCGCAACAACTGGATCGGTCCCTTGATCATGATGTTGGGGAAATAGACGGTGTTGTGCCGGTTCTCGCCGAGGATAGCCTTGGCGCGTTCCTCGCCATAGGCGGCTGTCATCTTCTCGAAATAGCCGGGCACTGCCGAATAATCGGAGTGGATCGAGTGGTGCACGCCGGTGTGGCCGTGGCCGTTGTCCCAGATCCGGATACCCATGTTCTCGAAGAACTCGTACGGACTCATGAAGGGGGCGATGATCTCGACCGCCATCGGCTTTTTGGTGCCGGGCGGCGCCTTCTTCCAGACCTCGACCACGGTGCCGGCGGAGGATTCATGCGCGACCATCGGATGGCAGGTGTCGGTCTGGTTTTCGACCAGCATCTTCCAATTGCAATTGTGCATGTAACGCAGCACGCCGCCGGCGACCTTGAGCTGGCCGGCCGGCGAACGGTCGATCATGTTGTCGAAGCTCGACAGGCTTTCGCCGAAGAACTCCTCGAAATCGAGGCCGCCGCCGTTGATCTTGGCGAACACGAAGCCGCGATAGTTGCGGACGTGGCGCACTGGCGCCATGCCAGGCGCGGCGTGGCTCTGTTCGAAGCCGGTGTTCTCGTAGCCCTTCTTCAGGGGGATCGCGAGCAGCGAGCCGTCGGTCTTGAAGCTCCAGGCGTGGTAGGGGCAGCGGAAGAATTTTCCGGTGTTGCCGCAGGTCTCGGACGTGATGCGCGTGCCCTTGTGCGGGCAGCGGTTGTGCAGCACGTGCACCTTGCCGTCGGTATGGCGGACCAGCAGCACCGGCTGCGTGCCGATCGTGGTGCCGAAATAGTCGCCGGCATTGGGGACCTGGCTGTCATGGCCGACATAGACCCAGCTATTCGGGAACATATGCTCCATTTCGAGCTGGAACACCTCTTCGCTGACATAGACGTCGCGGTGAACCTCCTGCTCGCGGACCAGCGCGCGAAGCGCAGCGGCGTTGCCGGCGTATCGGGTCATGCGTTCCTCCATCACAAGTCGAGCACGAGTCGCTTGGTTTTCGCGCGCGAAACACAGATCTGCATCACCTTGTTCGACGCCTTCTCACTTTCGCTCAAGATGTAGTCGCGATGATCGGGGATGCCATCGATGACCGTGGTCTGGCAGATCCCGCAATCGCCGCGCTTGCAGTCATGCATCGGGTCTTCGCCGGCCTCAAGCAGCACGTCGAGGATGGTCTTGCCGGCAGGAATCTCGAAGACGCGTCCGCTGCCCTTGAGTTCGACCTCGAAACCGGCATCGCCGGACTTCTCCTCGGGCGCGGTGAAGATTTCAAAATGCAGCCGCCCTTGCGGCCAGTTCAGTCGCTTCGCCAGCGCGATGGACGCTTCGATCATCGGCAGCGGCCCACAAAGATAGAGCGGCACGTCGGGCGCGAGCCGCGTCATCAGGCTCTCGAGGTCGAAGAAGCGTCCGGCTTCGTCGTCGGCGTGGATGGTCGCGCTTGCGCTGGCCAGTCGCTCGATGTCGCCCAGAAAGGCGAGCTCGCTGCGGCTGCGTCCGGCGTAATAGAACGAGAATGGCCGCTTCGCCGCGCAGAGTTCGCAGGCCATCGCGAGCAGCGGCGTCACGCCGATCCCGCCCGCGACAAGCGCGACTTCGCCCGCACCCACGCCGAGCGGAAAGTTATTCGCCGGCGGGGAGATCGTCAGGCGATCGCCGGTCTTGAGGCCGTGCATGAAGTTGGAGCCGCCGCGGCTCTTGCTTTCCTGCAGCACGGCGATGCGATAGGCGGTCGGATGTTCGGCGGCCGCACGCGGCGAAATTGTCTCGATCAGCGAATAGGAACGCCGGCCGACATCGGGCAGATGGACGTCGATATGAGCGCCCGCGGCCCAGCCCGGCATCGGGGCGCCGTTGGCGCGCGCGAGCACGAATTCACGTATGCGCGGCGTGAGCGCTTCGGCCTTCGACACCACGACTTCGAATTGATCCATCCTCAGGCGTCCTCGAACAGCGTCTCGACGGTACGCAACGCGCCGTCGAGCTCAGTGCCATCGGCGTCCTTCAGCGCGACCTTGGTCAGCCGCTGCACCCATTCGGCGGCATCGGGCCGGCCGGCCAGGCGCTCGGACGCCAGCATGACCTTGTCGAATTTCGATTCACCGCGGGAGTGGGTGTCCGAGTAGCCGCCGACGAGGCGGCGGGCCTCGCACACGGCGGTCGCGAGCGCTGTATCACTCGCGGCGAACTTCCGGACGCGTTGCGCCCATTGATCGAGATGGCGCATCTCTCGCGAATGCCGCAGCATGCGCCGACGGAATCGCCGCAAGCCTGCCACGCAGTACAGCATCAGGAACGCCGGAGGTGAGGTCGCGCGCAATTTTCGTCCACGATCAACGAGCCGGGCGAGCCCTTTGCTACGCTCGACCTTTTCGCCGAGCCGCGGCGGCAGCAACCCCGCCATTTCCTCGATCCGCGGATGGAAGAACTCGGTGATCCCGAGGATCTGGTCATCGCCGGCCCGCGCCTCGCGGCGCACCCGGTCGAATCGTCCCGCGCGCGTCTTGAGATCCGCCACGCGGATCACGTCGTCATAGGCCATCGCAATGGCGAGATATTTGGCAAAGGCCTGCAGCAGCCCGATCGCGTCGCGCGGCATCGCTTCCAGCCGGTCGAGATATTCGCGGCCATAAGCGACGTCCTGATAATCGACGACGCGTTGCAGGCCGGCCGCGACGATGCCGTGCAGCTCTGCCGGCATCGCTTGCGCCCGCGCGACCAGCGCGTCATAGCCAGCGTGGCCGATCGGTTCAAGGCGCGGAAAGCGTTTGGCGAGCGGCGGTTTTGCCGTCGGTTTGATCTTGGGATCCTGCTTGAGCGTGGCAACCGCCCGCTCGCGGCCGGCGGTGAAGGCGCGCAGGCTGGCATCGACGCCGACACCGGCTGAGCGGATCGTGGCCTCAAAATCCTCGGTCGTAAAGGGCAGGGCGCCGGAGCCCGCGAGCGCACCGAACAATACCGAGGAAACCACGCTGCCGGTGGCATCGGCGATCTCGGACATGTCGAACGCGATGAAGCGGTTGGCGGCGACATTGGCCGCCTCATAGACCTGCGACGCGTCGGCGGTGCCGTCGCCGGGCGCGGTCTTCTCGCTCACGGCCAGCGAGCGGTGCGAGGAGCCGATCAAAAGCGTGCGGTCGGGCGAGACCAGCCCGCGCAGGATGGCGCGGCCGGCCTCCATCAATTCGGCGCCGATCACGATGTCGACCTTGCCCGGCGCCGGCATCATCGACAGCACGGGGTAACGATCCGGCTTGCCGGCGTCGGGCGCGATCATCTCGATGTAATAGATGGTGGCGCCGGTGCGCTGGGCGACGCCGGGCACCGAGGTCGATTGCGCGAACCAGCCGCGCCGCTCGGCCAGCGCCACGATCCAGTCGACCAGCACGCCGCCGCCCTGGCCGCCCATCGCGAGCACCGCGACGGTGATGGGGCGAGCCTGACTGAGCGCGATGGAGGAGGGGGCGACCGAGACGTTCATGCCGCCTCCTGCTCGAACGTGACCCGCCGTCCCGCCCGCCAGCGCTGCAACGCGCCGATCATCCGTTGCCAGATGCGGTCGAGCCGCGCTTCGAAGGCGGTCGGATTGGAAACGACGTCGGCACGATAGAAGGAGGGACACAGGACAGCAGCGTCCGCGACCTCGCCGCAATGGCCGCAGCCGACGCAACTATTGTCGACGGCGGCGACCGGATTGTCCTTCAGGGGATCGCTGGTAGGCTTCACCGACAGCGACGGGCAGCCGGACAGGCGGATGCAGGCGTGGTCGCCGGAGCAGGTGTCTTCGTCGACGCCGAAGCGCTCGCGCACGATGCGCTCGCCGCGCTTGGCGGCGGCCGCCACCAGCGGCTTCACGCGCCGCTGCTTGTTCAGCATGCATTCCGACGAGGCGACGATGATCTTCGGTCCCTTATCCTCCGTCGTCAGCGCCTCGCGCAGGGTGTCGCGCATGCGCGTGACGTCATAGGTGCGGTCGATCTGGCGCACCCACTTGGCGCCGACGCCCTTCACCGCTTCGACGATCGGATGCTTGGTCGAGCGCGAACGGTTGTCGGCGCGCGAGGAGGGGATGTCCTGGCCGCCGGTCGCGGCCGAATAGTAATTGTCGACCACGACGATCACGCCGTCGTGCTGGTTGAAGACGGCGTTGCCGACGCCGCTGGTCAGGCCGTTATGCCAGAAGCCGCCGTCGCCCATCATCGAGATCGAGCGCTTGCTCGCCGGAACGTTGAAAGCCGAGGCCGATGCAGGACCGAGTCCGTATCCCATGGTGGTGGCGCCGATATTGAACGGCGGCAGGATCGAGAACAAATGGCAGCCGATATCGGCGGCGATATGGTGCGGGCCGAGCTCCTTTTCCACGAGTTTCATCGCGGAAAAGATCGGCCGCTCCGGACAGCCGGTGCAGAAGCCCGGTGGTCGCGGCGGCACCACGTCGGCCAGCGCGCGGATCTTGTCGTCGACCTCGACGCGGTCGATGTTCGGCGCACGCGCGGAATCCGGCAGCGCATCCGCCCGCCAGCGGCGGATGAAGGCGCCGATCGCTGCGCCCATGACTTGCGCGGTGTATTCGCCGGCCATCGGGAACAGATCCTTGCCGTGCAGCTTGGCCGGAATGTCGGCGTTGCGCAGGATCTTGTGCAGCGCCTGCTCGATGAACTCGGGCTGGCCTTCCTCGACCATCAGCACCGCCTTCTTAGCCCGGCAGAAGTCGATCACCTCGCGGTCGACAATCGGGTAGGTCACGTTCATCACATAGAGCGGCACCCGCGTCTCGCCCCAGATATCGGCAAGGCCGGCCTCGCGCAGCGCGGTGATGACGCCGTTATACATGCCGCCCTGCATGATGATGCCGATATCGTCGATATCGCCGTCAAACGTCTCGTTCATGCCGCGGGCGTGGATGAATTCGACCGCCGCAGGCCAGCGCTGCTCGATCTTCTCCTTTTCGTGCAGGAACGAGGCGGGCGGCAGCACGATACGGTTGGTGTCGCGCGACGGCGCATCGAGCGCGCGGGAAAGCGGAAAGGCAGGGCGGACGTTGTCGCGGGTGGCGAAGCGGCCATGGACATGGCAGGCACGTATCCGCACCTCCAGCATGACGGGCGTATTCGACGCCTCGGATAGTTCGAAGGAATCGTGCACGGCCTTGACGATCGACGCCACGTTGGGCCGCGGATCGACCAGCCAGAGTTGCGACTTCATCGCAAAGGCGTGCGAACGCTCCTGCATGATGGAGGAGCCTTCGCCGTAATCCTCGCCGATGATGATGAGCGCGCCGCCGGTTACGCCGCCCGAGGACAGGTTGGCGAGCGCGTCGGAAGCGACGTTGATGCCGACCGGTGCCTTGAACGTGACTGCGCCGCGGATCGGATACATCACGGAGGCGGCAAGGGTGGCCGCCGCCGTCGCCTCGCTGGCGCTGGATTCGAAATGCACGCCGAGGTCGGAAAGGATATCCTGCGCGTCCGACAGCACGTCCATTAGATGCGAGATCGGCGCGCCCTGGTAGCCGGCGACATAGCTGACGCCGCATTCGAGCAATGCCTTGGTGATCGCGAGGATGCCTTCGCCGCGAAATTCCTGGCCGGCGCCCAGCTTCAGGTCCTCCACCTCGCGCGCGAAAGAGCGTTCTGCCATGCTCGCCTCCTCGGCCTTGCGGGGAACTCCGGACGACCGAATATAATTTTAGACATCAAACAAAAATGATGTCAATCAAACTTGCGGGTTTGGCCACGGCAAAACATCCTTCGCGCATCTATCTGCAGTTTTGCAGCCTATTTCGCAGGCTTTGTGCACAGCCGGCCGGCTCTGGCGCCAGATCGGCTCGCTTGACAGGATATTTTAGCCATGAAACATTATTGGCACGCGTCGCGCTTGGTGGCGTACGCTAAAAGCGGCCTTTGCGGGAGACTGACATGACCCCGGTTTCGCAGTTGCGCGGGCCGTCTCGCGAACATCTCGCGTGGCCGTTCTTCGATTCCCGTCACGGCGAATATGCGGCAGTGCTCGATGCATTTGCAGCCGGTCTTGGCGATACGCACGGCGGCGACGTCGACGGGACTTGCCGTTCGCTGGTTCGTAGCCTTGGCGCTGCAGGATTGCTGGAGGCGTCGGTCGCGGACGATCGGCCCGATGCGGTGATCGATTCCCGGCTGATCTGTCTGGCCCGCGAGACGCTGGCCTGGCACAGCGGGCTCGCCGATTTCGCCTTTGCGATGCAGGGACTTGGCACCGGGGCGGTGGCAATTGCCGGCTCGCCCGAATTGCGCGCAATGGTGCTGCCGAAGGCGCGGCGCGGCGACTGGGTCGCGGCCTTTGCCCTGTCGGAGAAGGAAGCCGGTTCCGACGTTGCCGCCATGGCCTGCAGCGCGCGGCGCGAGGGCGACCACTATATCCTGGATGGCGAGAAGACCTGGATTTCCAACGGCGGCATCGCCGATGTCTATACGCTGTTTGCGCGAACCGGCGAGGCGCCGGGCGCGCGGGGCATTTCGGCTTTTGTGGTGCTGCCGGATGATCCCGGGTTCTCGATTGCCGACCGCATCGACGTGATGGCGCCGCACCCGCTGGCGACGCTGCGTTTCGATTCGTGCCGGATTCCGGCGGCGCGGCTGTTGGGCTCGCCGGGCGAAGGTTTCAAGATCGCGATGCGTACCCTCGATATCTTCCGCGCGTCGGTCGCAGCCGCAGCACTTGGCTTTGCCCGCCGCGCGCTCGATGAGGCGACAGCGCATGCGCGGAGCCGGCGGATGTTCGGCGGCGTGCTGGGCGACCAGCAATTGACGCAGGCAGCGCTCGGCGACATGGCGGCGGGTGTCGACGCCAGTGCGCTTCTCACCTATCGGGCGGCCTGGCGGCGCGACGTGCAGAAAGCTTCCACGACGCGCGAAGCGGCGATAGCGAAGATGGTCGCGACCGAAACCGCGCAAGAAGTGATCGACCGCGCCGTGCAGATGTTCGGCGGCCGCGGCGTGCGCTCCGGCGAGATGGTCGAGCAGCTCTATCGCGAGATACGCGCGTTGCGCATCTATGAAGGCGCGACCGAAGTCCAGAAACTCATTATCGGACGCGACGTCCTGAAAGCCTAGCTGCGGGCGTCCAGTCGCGTCCTGCTACGGGAGTTAAGAAATGTTCGAGTTCTTGCAGCCGCCCGGTTGGGCCAAGCCGAGCGGTTATGCGAACGGCATCGCCGCCCGCGGCAAGATGATCTTCGTCGCAGGCCAGATCGGCTGGAACGAACAATGCAAGTTCGAGTCCGACGATCTGGTGGCTCAGATCGGCCAGACCCTGAAGAACGTCGATGCGGTGGTGCGTGCCGGCGGCGCGGGGCCCGAGCATATCGTGTCGATGACCTGGTTCCTGCTCGATCGTAAGGAATATTCGGCGCGCCTGAAGGAAATCGGCATGGTCTATCGTGACGTGATAGGCCGGAACTTTCCGGCCATGACGGCGCTGCAGGTATCGGGGCTGATCGAGGATCGCGCCAAGGTCGAAATCCAGGCGATCGCGATGATACCTGATCAGATGGACTGATAACGCGACGCCGGACAAGGCGCCAATACAGGAGGGCGACATGGCAACGAAAGCTCGTGAAAACCACCGGGAAGACGTGGCCGGACGGGCCAATGTCGAGGATACGCCTGAATTGCTCGCCTACTATGACCAGCTCGAAAAGCTGGAAGCGGGCGCGCTCTGGACGGTCGCGAACAAGATCGAGCCCTGGCAGCCCAAATCGTCTTCCGTTCCGGTCTTGTGGCGCTACGAGGACCTCCGCGCGCACGTGTTGCGCTCCGTCGAACTGGTGTCGCCCGAAAAGGCCGGGCGGCGCGTCATCTACCTGAACAATCCCGGCCGGCGTGAGCACGCCGCCGCGGTCGGCTGGCTCTATTCCGGCCTGCAGGTCATGCATCCGGGCGAGGTCGCGTCCGCCCACGCCCATTCGGCGTCCGCCCTTCGCTTCATCATGGAAGGCGAGGGCGCCTATACCATCGTCGACGGCCACAAGATGACGCTCGGCGCCAACGACTTCGTGCTGACGCCGAACGGCACCTGGCATGAACACGGCGTCTCCAGCGACGGCACGCCCTGCATCTGGCAGGACGGTCTCGACATCCCGCTGGTCAATACGCTCGAAGCCAACTTTTACGTGGTCCATCCCGATCTGCAGCAGAGCGTCGGCTATCCCGTCAACGACATGACGCATACCTGGGGCAATCCCGGCCTGCGTCCGGCGGGGGCCGAATGGTCCAAGGGATATTCGCCGCTGTTGAAATATGAGTGGGGTCCGACCTACGAGGCGCTGCAGCGCTACGGCAAGGCCACCGACGGTTCGCCGTATGACGGCGTGCTCATGAACTATGTGAACCCGGTGACCGGCGGTCCGGTGATGCAGACGATCGGCGCGTCGATGCAGATGCTGCGGCCGGGCGAGAGCACGCGCGCGCATCGTCACACCGGCAGCTTCATCTATCAGGTCGCCAAGGGACGCGGTCACTCGATCATCGACGGCAAGCGCTTCGACTGGAAGGAGCGCGACATCTTCTGTGTTCCGTCATGGGCCTGGCATGAACATGTGAATGCCTCCGCCAGCGAGGACGCCTGCCTCTTCACCTTCAACGACCTGCCGGTCATGCACGCGCTCGGGCTCTACCGCGAGGAAGCCTTTGGCGACAATGGCGGCCGGCAGCCCCTCGTATCCTAGAGCTTCGGTTCTGATTGAAACAGAACCGAAGCTCTAGATTCTTGTTTTGACGCGTTTTCTTCACGCGAACCGGTATCCACTTCGCTTGAAAACGCTACAGGAGGAGAGAAACAGTGCGCCTCGTTACCTATCGCAGCACAGTTGAGGCTGCCGCCCGTCTTGGCGCCGTCGTCGGCGATCTGGTCGTCGACGTTGAGAAGGTTGGCCAGCATGCCGGGGCTTCCCTTCCGTCATCGATGCTCGACTTTATCGATCTTGGGCCGCCCGCGCTGGCAGCGCTCAAGAAGATATTGAACGAGGGCAAGGACAACTGGCCGGTAGGCGCCGCTTTGCCGCTGGCGAATGTCAGGCTGCTGGCGCCGATCCCGCGTCCCCGCAAGAACATTTTTGGTATTGGTCTCAATTATGTCGAGCACGTCGCGGAGTCGTCCCGCGCGCTCGACACGGCAAAGGATCTGCCCAAGCAGCCCATCATCTTCTCGAAGCCGCCGACCAGCGTGATCGGGCCTGACGAGGCCATCCATCACAACAAGGCGATCACGCAGCAACTCGACTGGGAAGTCGAGCTTGCTGTCGTGATGGGACGGACCGCACGGCGGGTGTCGGAGGCGGAAGCGCTCGGCTTCGTGTTCGGCTACAGCGTGATGATCGACGTCAGCGCCCGCGACAATCGCCGCGCCGGCCAATGGATCTACTCCAAGGGACAGGATACCTACGCGCCGTTCGGGCCGTGCATCGTTACCGCAGACGAAATCACCGATCCGCACGCGCTCGATCTCTGGCTGACGGTGAACGGCGTCGAGAAGCAGCGCTCCAACACGCGCCACATGCTGTTCAAGGTGCCGCTTCTGATTGCGGATATTTCCGCGGCGATCACGCTGGAGCCGGGAGACATCATCGCAACGGGCACGCCCGAGGGCGTCGGCGCCGGGCGCTCTCCGCAGGAATGGCTGTGGCCGGGCGACGTGGTGGAAGCGGAAGTGACGGGCATTGGCCGGCTGCGCCATCCAGTGGTGGCGATCTGAGAGGCCGGCATGATCTTCGACATGGAGACGCTGGAAGCGCAGAACCGCTACAAGATCCTGACGGCCACGGTGACGCCGCGGCCGATCGCCTGGATCACCACGCTCTCCGCGAGCGGCGTGATCAATGCCGCGCCGTTCAGCTTCTTCAACGTGATGGGGCATGAGCCGCCGACCGTCGCGATCGGGCTTCTGGCCGGCTCGGAACGCTTCAAGGACACCGCGGCCAATATTCTCGATACCGGGGAATTCGTCGTGAACCTCGTTGGCGAAGCCAACGCCGAGGCCATGAACATCACCTGCATCGATGCACCGCCCGAGATCGACGAACTAACGCTGGCTGGGTTGACGCCGGCTGCCTCGCAGTCGGTGCGTCCACCGTGTATCGCGGAATCGCCGGTGTCGTTCGAATGCCGGGTGCTCACGTCGCTGGTGACGGGGCCGCGGCAGACCGCCGTCATCGGCCGCGTGGTCCGCGCCCATGTCGATGACACTGTCATTTTGGACAAGGAGCGCTGTCACATCGATACCCAGGCGCTGCGCCTGATCGCCCGCATGCACGGCAGCGGCTGGTATGCGCGCTCCACCGACCTGTTCCAGATCGATCGTCCGAACTGGGCGGCCTGGCAGGAAAAGAACGTTAGGGCGAAACCTGCGTAGCGGGATCTGAAGCGGAGGACACCTTGAAGATTGCAGTGTTGGGTGGGGGCAACGGTTCGTTCGCGGCCGCCGGCGA
This window harbors:
- a CDS encoding MarR family winged helix-turn-helix transcriptional regulator — its product is MDATVKRKARSPKSARGQALRPVEPAHESDGAHLELRIWLRLLSCATRIEKALNARLRKEFNTTLARFDLLAQLTRKPEGATMSEVSDLLMVSNGAITALVQKLEADGFIHREVDSEDRRTFRLRLSQEGAREFSRMARRHEEWVIALIGELSHVAQSDLLQHLTLLKRRLDKHS
- a CDS encoding SDR family NAD(P)-dependent oxidoreductase, whose amino-acid sequence is MVHHTAIVSGGNTGIGAAIARGLLAEGYDVISLSRRKPDWSHPKLSSREVDLLDATATRQAADEIAAKVAITHVVHNAGAIRAKLLEEVADEDVGALAQLHFGAAIALAQAALPGMKQARFGRIVLLSSRAALGAATRTVYSATKAGIIGMARTWALELAPFGITVNVVAPGPIGDTEMFESVMSPESERARKLAQSIPLGRLGKSADVARAVTFFSSPDADFITGQTLYVCGGASIGSISI
- a CDS encoding aromatic-ring-hydroxylating dioxygenase subunit beta; the protein is MSMLAEAPLKNAVPTDQELIDFVVREARLIDQQRFDEWLDMYADDAFYWMPLEWNQTDPRLTCSLMYEDKLLLSIRVERLKGARTFSQKPKSRCHHVLQTPQVDSRDAAANSYVTWTAMHYVETRLEEQTLYAAWATHHLSVEDGKLRIKLKRVDLINCDAAFGNIQLFM
- a CDS encoding aromatic ring-hydroxylating dioxygenase subunit alpha, with translation MTRYAGNAAALRALVREQEVHRDVYVSEEVFQLEMEHMFPNSWVYVGHDSQVPNAGDYFGTTIGTQPVLLVRHTDGKVHVLHNRCPHKGTRITSETCGNTGKFFRCPYHAWSFKTDGSLLAIPLKKGYENTGFEQSHAAPGMAPVRHVRNYRGFVFAKINGGGLDFEEFFGESLSSFDNMIDRSPAGQLKVAGGVLRYMHNCNWKMLVENQTDTCHPMVAHESSAGTVVEVWKKAPPGTKKPMAVEIIAPFMSPYEFFENMGIRIWDNGHGHTGVHHSIHSDYSAVPGYFEKMTAAYGEERAKAILGENRHNTVYFPNIMIKGPIQLLRHFKPIAANKTLVESWTFQLVDAPDMLLERTLMYNRLINAPTSIVGHDDLEMYERAQEGLHSNGNEWVNLQRLYSPDEAEQTNVAVNGTSEWPMRHQFRAWSKFMTMGM
- a CDS encoding PDR/VanB family oxidoreductase yields the protein MDQFEVVVSKAEALTPRIREFVLARANGAPMPGWAAGAHIDVHLPDVGRRSYSLIETISPRAAAEHPTAYRIAVLQESKSRGGSNFMHGLKTGDRLTISPPANNFPLGVGAGEVALVAGGIGVTPLLAMACELCAAKRPFSFYYAGRSRSELAFLGDIERLASASATIHADDEAGRFFDLESLMTRLAPDVPLYLCGPLPMIEASIALAKRLNWPQGRLHFEIFTAPEEKSGDAGFEVELKGSGRVFEIPAGKTILDVLLEAGEDPMHDCKRGDCGICQTTVIDGIPDHRDYILSESEKASNKVMQICVSRAKTKRLVLDL
- a CDS encoding indolepyruvate oxidoreductase subunit beta family protein gives rise to the protein MNVSVAPSSIALSQARPITVAVLAMGGQGGGVLVDWIVALAERRGWFAQSTSVPGVAQRTGATIYYIEMIAPDAGKPDRYPVLSMMPAPGKVDIVIGAELMEAGRAILRGLVSPDRTLLIGSSHRSLAVSEKTAPGDGTADASQVYEAANVAANRFIAFDMSEIADATGSVVSSVLFGALAGSGALPFTTEDFEATIRSAGVGVDASLRAFTAGRERAVATLKQDPKIKPTAKPPLAKRFPRLEPIGHAGYDALVARAQAMPAELHGIVAAGLQRVVDYQDVAYGREYLDRLEAMPRDAIGLLQAFAKYLAIAMAYDDVIRVADLKTRAGRFDRVRREARAGDDQILGITEFFHPRIEEMAGLLPPRLGEKVERSKGLARLVDRGRKLRATSPPAFLMLYCVAGLRRFRRRMLRHSREMRHLDQWAQRVRKFAASDTALATAVCEARRLVGGYSDTHSRGESKFDKVMLASERLAGRPDAAEWVQRLTKVALKDADGTELDGALRTVETLFEDA
- a CDS encoding indolepyruvate ferredoxin oxidoreductase subunit alpha, translated to MAERSFAREVEDLKLGAGQEFRGEGILAITKALLECGVSYVAGYQGAPISHLMDVLSDAQDILSDLGVHFESSASEATAAATLAASVMYPIRGAVTFKAPVGINVASDALANLSSGGVTGGALIIIGEDYGEGSSIMQERSHAFAMKSQLWLVDPRPNVASIVKAVHDSFELSEASNTPVMLEVRIRACHVHGRFATRDNVRPAFPLSRALDAPSRDTNRIVLPPASFLHEKEKIEQRWPAAVEFIHARGMNETFDGDIDDIGIIMQGGMYNGVITALREAGLADIWGETRVPLYVMNVTYPIVDREVIDFCRAKKAVLMVEEGQPEFIEQALHKILRNADIPAKLHGKDLFPMAGEYTAQVMGAAIGAFIRRWRADALPDSARAPNIDRVEVDDKIRALADVVPPRPPGFCTGCPERPIFSAMKLVEKELGPHHIAADIGCHLFSILPPFNIGATTMGYGLGPASASAFNVPASKRSISMMGDGGFWHNGLTSGVGNAVFNQHDGVIVVVDNYYSAATGGQDIPSSRADNRSRSTKHPIVEAVKGVGAKWVRQIDRTYDVTRMRDTLREALTTEDKGPKIIVASSECMLNKQRRVKPLVAAAAKRGERIVRERFGVDEDTCSGDHACIRLSGCPSLSVKPTSDPLKDNPVAAVDNSCVGCGHCGEVADAAVLCPSFYRADVVSNPTAFEARLDRIWQRMIGALQRWRAGRRVTFEQEAA